From the genome of Symphalangus syndactylus isolate Jambi chromosome 5, NHGRI_mSymSyn1-v2.1_pri, whole genome shotgun sequence, one region includes:
- the LOC129481888 gene encoding general transcription factor II-I-like isoform X2: protein MNSTHEDLQLDKPALGAEALGSTEAKAVPYQKFETHVNELNVEGLPENIPFRSPTLHGISRLENIFQVSNRIKFVIKSNSS, encoded by the exons ATGAATTCAACACATGAAGACTTACAACTTGATAAACCAGCTTTAGGAG CTGAAGCCTTGGGGAGCACTGAAGCCAAGGCGGTACCATACCAAAAATTTGAAACACATGTGAATGAGCTGAATGTGGAAGGACTACCGGAAAACATTCCTTTCAGAAGCCCCACATTACATGGAATCTCAAGGCTCGAAAACATCTTTCAAGTGAGCAATCGAATTAAGTTTGTTATTAAGAG
- the LOC129481888 gene encoding general transcription factor II-I-like isoform X1 codes for MNSTHEDLQLDKPALGAEALGSTEAKAVPYQKFETHVNELNVEGLPENIPFRSPTLHGISRLENIFQVSNRIKFVIKSLVKGRCHT; via the exons ATGAATTCAACACATGAAGACTTACAACTTGATAAACCAGCTTTAGGAG CTGAAGCCTTGGGGAGCACTGAAGCCAAGGCGGTACCATACCAAAAATTTGAAACACATGTGAATGAGCTGAATGTGGAAGGACTACCGGAAAACATTCCTTTCAGAAGCCCCACATTACATGGAATCTCAAGGCTCGAAAACATCTTTCAAGTGAGCAATCGAATTAAGTTTGTTATTAAGAG